The proteins below are encoded in one region of Candidatus Polarisedimenticolaceae bacterium:
- a CDS encoding YIP1 family protein, translated as MSEFTFEPPAPPSPPPVPPLPWERPGAGVGDLWPTLTLLLGRPGEAFLRLSPTASVGRALVFGLVVYVISNALAQLWTLALSSAMQGMLDRLGGGAFSEFQQFQLSPGVQYILNVFLSPFIFVIGTLIGAGVVHLILLLLGGAPGGFETTLRVNAYSAAPTVAMVIPFLGGVIAMIWWIVLLIVGLAAAHRIPTGRAAAAVLIPVALCCVCLIVGIAVFAASLTAMLGAAAK; from the coding sequence ATGAGCGAATTCACGTTCGAGCCCCCCGCCCCTCCGAGCCCGCCCCCCGTGCCGCCGCTCCCCTGGGAGCGTCCCGGCGCGGGAGTCGGCGACCTCTGGCCGACGCTCACCCTGCTGCTGGGGCGGCCGGGGGAGGCGTTCCTCCGCCTGAGCCCCACGGCAAGTGTCGGGAGGGCGCTCGTCTTCGGTCTCGTGGTCTACGTGATCTCGAACGCGCTCGCCCAGCTGTGGACGCTCGCCCTCAGCAGCGCGATGCAGGGGATGCTCGACCGGCTCGGAGGCGGAGCCTTCTCGGAATTCCAGCAGTTCCAGCTCTCGCCGGGGGTGCAGTACATCCTGAACGTGTTCCTGTCGCCGTTCATCTTCGTCATCGGCACGCTCATCGGTGCCGGAGTCGTCCACCTGATCCTCCTGCTGCTCGGAGGAGCACCGGGTGGGTTCGAAACGACCCTGCGCGTGAACGCCTACAGCGCGGCGCCGACCGTCGCGATGGTGATCCCTTTCCTCGGCGGCGTGATCGCCATGATCTGGTGGATCGTCCTGCTCATCGTGGGGCTCGCCGCCGCGCACCGCATCCCCACGGGGCGTGCGGCGGCGGCGGTGCTGATCCCGGTGGCGTTGTGCTGCGTGTGCCTGATCGTCGGCATC
- a CDS encoding ABC-ATPase domain-containing protein gives MNRHPRPPRSGPVRPAYPPRPSRPRVTVDRDAGLADRLEALDGRPFAAYRTLRGEHALDEFRLVLDQVPGDPATGPARARIRLPLSNAGIPAAYGSDPVARLACEDFLARAAARAAETLLAPEGHAAPGSGRIVVERPGPAIVERTSCRVLDGFAELRVALDLPAWERTVRGRHARALLTEALPRFARAALLLGSSRREELEQHHRTVVEHREIREALRGRGLVAFVPDGAQLEGLRERCRAPDGRAVEFHVGGRTIRGLGIPGGVTLLVGGPRSGAPEVVRAIAAGTEPRPAGTPGHGVVAAEGAVEVAAEGGAESQRERLRRALEGGARVLLLDEDRSAPAFLGRDPRLGRLLADQPVAGWTFADIARDLDRTRGVASIVAAEATGELLGASDVVFVAMDGGIEDATEAARRGTAGSPTSRRFEPLESRSVTILSSPTGEDRRAELAGASSLRVGGARVTLPAFEPPLDDARRRGLAYALARAAALGAEPIGVAELIDTLERELDAGALDTWGERRGDLARPPRSAIVEALYRLPSARFQATRLERPSPPGGRP, from the coding sequence GTGAATCGACACCCACGCCCTCCGCGTTCCGGGCCCGTCCGTCCCGCGTATCCGCCGCGTCCGTCGCGCCCGCGGGTAACGGTCGATCGGGATGCCGGACTCGCCGATCGGCTCGAGGCGCTCGACGGCAGACCGTTCGCCGCCTACCGGACGCTGCGCGGAGAACACGCGCTCGACGAATTCCGGCTCGTGCTCGACCAGGTGCCGGGGGATCCGGCGACGGGACCGGCGCGGGCGCGGATCCGGCTCCCGCTTTCGAACGCCGGAATCCCCGCCGCTTACGGGAGCGACCCCGTGGCGCGTCTGGCCTGCGAGGATTTCCTCGCGCGCGCGGCGGCGAGAGCGGCGGAAACCCTCCTCGCGCCGGAGGGGCATGCGGCGCCCGGCTCGGGTCGCATCGTCGTGGAACGGCCGGGGCCGGCGATCGTGGAGCGCACTTCCTGCCGGGTGCTCGACGGGTTCGCGGAGCTCCGGGTGGCGCTCGATCTCCCGGCGTGGGAGCGCACGGTACGGGGACGTCACGCCCGCGCGCTCCTGACCGAGGCGCTTCCGAGATTCGCCCGCGCCGCGTTGCTCCTCGGCTCATCGCGCCGCGAGGAGCTGGAGCAGCACCACCGCACGGTCGTGGAGCATCGCGAGATCCGCGAAGCGCTGCGCGGTCGGGGCCTCGTCGCCTTCGTCCCGGACGGTGCGCAGCTGGAGGGACTCCGGGAGCGGTGCCGTGCTCCGGACGGCCGTGCGGTCGAGTTCCACGTCGGGGGGCGCACGATCCGAGGGCTGGGGATCCCGGGAGGCGTCACGCTGCTCGTGGGCGGCCCGCGCTCGGGCGCGCCCGAGGTCGTGCGCGCGATCGCGGCGGGGACGGAGCCCCGTCCGGCGGGGACGCCCGGGCACGGCGTGGTGGCGGCGGAGGGCGCGGTGGAGGTTGCCGCCGAAGGGGGCGCCGAGAGCCAGCGCGAGCGCCTGCGACGCGCGCTCGAGGGGGGCGCTCGCGTGCTCCTCCTCGACGAGGACCGCAGCGCGCCGGCTTTCCTCGGACGGGATCCGAGGCTCGGGCGGTTGCTCGCCGACCAGCCGGTCGCGGGATGGACCTTCGCGGACATCGCGCGTGATCTCGATCGCACCCGGGGCGTCGCGTCGATCGTCGCCGCGGAGGCCACCGGCGAGCTGCTCGGAGCCTCCGACGTCGTATTCGTCGCGATGGACGGGGGAATCGAGGACGCGACCGAAGCCGCGCGGCGCGGCACGGCCGGGTCGCCGACGTCGCGGCGATTCGAACCTCTCGAATCGCGATCGGTGACCATCCTGTCCTCGCCGACGGGGGAGGACCGCCGCGCCGAACTGGCCGGCGCGTCGTCGCTGCGTGTCGGCGGCGCGCGCGTGACCCTGCCGGCCTTCGAGCCCCCGCTCGACGACGCGAGGCGCAGGGGGCTCGCCTACGCGCTCGCGAGGGCGGCGGCGCTCGGGGCCGAGCCGATCGGCGTCGCGGAGCTGATCGACACCCTCGAGCGCGAGCTCGACGCCGGCGCGCTCGACACGTGGGGCGAGCGGCGGGGCGATCTCGCGCGGCCCCCTCGCTCCGCGATCGTCGAAGCCTTGTACCGGCTCCCGTCCGCGCGTTTCCAAGCGACGCGCCTCGAGCGCCCGAGTCCACCCGGAGGCCGCCCATGA
- a CDS encoding metallophosphoesterase, with amino-acid sequence MPTLHALADLHLSLDGSKPMDVFGELWREHAVRMARAWDAAVAPDDVVLLPGDLSWATSLEQAAVDLRWIGARPGRKVLLRGNHDAWWASASKVRRALPEGCVILQNDAVDLGGLVLVGARGWTAPDDPTAQPGDAAIFRRELERLRLSVADADRRFGRDLPRAAMTHFPPWIVGRAPSEVVEILRGAGVTVCVYGHLHGADHALGVRGEHDGIRFVLAAADAVGFAPVPLTEKLRSVARLPA; translated from the coding sequence GTGCCGACCCTCCACGCCCTCGCGGACCTCCACCTGTCGCTCGACGGGTCGAAGCCGATGGACGTGTTCGGCGAGCTCTGGCGCGAGCATGCGGTTCGCATGGCGCGCGCGTGGGATGCCGCCGTCGCTCCGGACGACGTGGTCCTCCTCCCGGGGGATCTCTCCTGGGCGACGAGCCTCGAGCAGGCCGCAGTCGATCTCCGCTGGATCGGCGCGCGCCCGGGGCGCAAGGTGCTCCTGCGAGGCAACCACGACGCCTGGTGGGCCTCCGCCTCCAAGGTGCGGCGCGCCCTCCCCGAGGGGTGCGTGATCCTCCAGAACGACGCCGTGGATCTGGGTGGTCTCGTCCTCGTCGGGGCGCGCGGGTGGACCGCCCCCGACGATCCGACGGCGCAGCCCGGGGACGCGGCGATCTTCCGCCGCGAGCTGGAGCGACTGAGGCTGTCGGTCGCCGACGCCGATCGGCGATTCGGACGGGACCTCCCGCGTGCGGCGATGACGCATTTCCCGCCCTGGATCGTCGGGCGGGCGCCGAGCGAGGTCGTGGAGATCCTCCGAGGCGCCGGAGTGACCGTGTGCGTCTACGGCCATCTGCACGGCGCCGACCACGCGCTGGGCGTGCGGGGGGAGCACGACGGGATCCGCTTCGTGCTCGCCGCGGCCGACGCGGTCGGATTCGCGCCGGTGCCGCTGACGGAAAAGCTCCGTTCGGTTGCTAGACTCCCCGCGTGA
- a CDS encoding tetratricopeptide repeat protein: protein MIPTLAMLLAATVAAPAAPDAPPEPPSRPEAYSGAMIVFELKDATVVYPAGDGDDAERNRRSAVARARFLEVQHGVKTRVLADVDATPADLDANLLLLGWTNRVLGTSKAPRPFRRTDDGWTLFDGVTAAAGDDLLLFGINPYAGERVLLFWSRIDPESDRFMPWPRIGSDWAVVRGYRPIRQGMCAPGPLWPPVRDKRAEADHEVIDANLPPFAVVRTTPHVRIRSMPDLAGADLDAIAAAREQAINNAAKKLGVELPADFVVDLGVHKDEDAKRERTGVGDPAHSVPSRRELHMIRRLARSPSPHEEIHLLARARLGPCFSTALYEGLALDLEGVWRGQDLEVTVALLLASGRVAAPSDLLDEERLRRIGDTGGFATAGLFVRWLRATRPALFPKIYGLEEVSAATVGAVLDLSAADLDTAFRAWLEQTAARRSADVAFARAERDAQERLRAGDYAGAATALEHALAAKPEDPQTLFNLASARMRTNALDAAEAAFRRLLSLPLASGESRFRIFSHYQLGRIFDVQGRREEALAQYRRVLELPDEYDAHRLARERLESPATRSQLE from the coding sequence GTGATCCCGACCCTCGCGATGCTCCTCGCCGCCACCGTCGCCGCCCCCGCCGCTCCGGACGCCCCGCCCGAGCCTCCTTCCCGTCCGGAGGCCTACTCGGGCGCCATGATCGTCTTCGAGCTGAAGGACGCCACCGTCGTCTACCCGGCCGGCGACGGCGACGACGCCGAGCGCAACCGTCGCTCCGCCGTCGCGAGGGCACGATTCCTCGAGGTCCAGCACGGCGTGAAGACGCGTGTCCTCGCCGACGTGGACGCCACCCCCGCCGACCTCGATGCGAACCTGCTGCTGCTGGGCTGGACGAACCGGGTCCTCGGAACGTCGAAGGCACCGCGCCCGTTCCGGCGCACCGACGACGGCTGGACCCTCTTCGACGGCGTGACCGCGGCGGCGGGAGACGACCTCCTGCTGTTCGGCATCAACCCGTACGCCGGGGAGCGCGTCCTGCTCTTCTGGTCGCGCATCGACCCCGAGTCCGACCGATTCATGCCGTGGCCCCGGATCGGCTCCGACTGGGCGGTCGTGCGCGGATACCGTCCCATCCGCCAGGGGATGTGCGCCCCGGGCCCACTGTGGCCGCCGGTCCGCGACAAACGCGCCGAGGCGGATCACGAAGTGATCGACGCGAACTTGCCCCCGTTCGCGGTCGTGAGGACCACGCCCCACGTGCGCATCCGATCGATGCCCGACCTGGCCGGGGCGGACCTCGACGCGATCGCCGCCGCGCGCGAGCAGGCGATCAACAACGCCGCGAAGAAGCTCGGCGTGGAGCTCCCCGCCGATTTCGTCGTCGATCTCGGGGTCCACAAGGACGAGGACGCGAAGCGCGAACGCACGGGGGTCGGCGACCCCGCGCACTCGGTGCCGAGCCGACGCGAGCTCCACATGATCCGGCGGCTCGCGCGATCGCCGTCGCCCCACGAGGAGATTCACCTCCTCGCGCGCGCGCGACTCGGCCCCTGCTTCTCGACGGCGCTGTACGAGGGCCTCGCCCTCGATCTCGAGGGGGTCTGGCGCGGTCAGGACCTCGAGGTCACGGTGGCGCTCCTGCTCGCCTCCGGGCGCGTTGCCGCGCCGTCCGACCTGCTCGACGAGGAGCGCCTGCGCCGCATCGGGGACACGGGCGGTTTCGCGACCGCCGGGCTTTTCGTCCGCTGGCTGCGCGCGACGCGCCCCGCGCTGTTTCCGAAGATCTACGGACTCGAAGAGGTGAGCGCGGCGACCGTCGGCGCGGTGCTCGACCTCTCGGCCGCCGACCTCGACACCGCGTTCCGCGCCTGGCTGGAGCAGACCGCCGCGCGACGCTCCGCCGACGTGGCGTTCGCGCGCGCCGAGCGCGACGCCCAGGAGCGCCTTCGCGCCGGGGACTACGCGGGGGCCGCGACGGCGCTCGAACACGCGCTCGCGGCGAAGCCGGAGGATCCCCAGACGTTGTTCAACCTCGCCTCCGCCCGAATGCGAACGAACGCCCTCGACGCGGCGGAGGCCGCCTTCCGGCGCCTGCTGTCGCTTCCCCTCGCCTCCGGGGAGTCGCGCTTCCGGATCTTCTCGCACTACCAGCTGGGCCGGATCTTCGACGTGCAGGGTCGCCGCGAGGAGGCGCTCGCGCAGTATCGAAGGGTGCTCGAGCTCCCCGACGAATACGACGCCCACCGTCTCGCGCGCGAGCGACTCGAGTCACCGGCGACGCGCAGCCAGCTGGAGTGA
- a CDS encoding ATP-binding protein has protein sequence MRGPSLPFKILAVHLAFVVAAGVVAAWLVRGQFEKYNRRWEANVATIPAEKLLMGFGVEASRALLLRELEKFPEVAERDQPRISFGLRALLQELPSVKYLAIVDREARIRFASDPTQVDLAYIRDEWRALFASDRSVRRVLSTGPSGALTELMIPIFDEAPGVAERRRLGSVYVRFEPDPAILARFPELQPPSIPFEAYLWPLLVFVVAVAAGAIAVNAITILPVRRLERVLGEFRERGFRGPIDVEHLGLGSEFASTVRTINEMGGRLEALDGAGREREALLATLSQSLEDGMVAIDAGGRPVAWNEAAVRLLAPETGAAGVEARIRQAIVAIPGLLGPGGTPSSREIEIAGSNGERTPVRVTEVPFEARPGESGALLLLRDVAMIRKIETHLLEAGRFAVLAHLAGSLAHEIRNPLHSIGLNASVVEQYVGAPSTAASEQAVRDSLRTIQEETRRLTDLLNNYLGLLKSSPEPAPVDLRDLCRRVLRLLAYAALKARVELRLEGEEDLPPVVGVPDRLQQAVLNLALNAIQAMPQGGVVALRTHYAGGVVRLSVADTGPGLPPGLEEALFDTRVTTKPGGSGLGLPLVRLIAEAHGGSVWYRSEPGRGATFTLVLPAESQQAA, from the coding sequence ATGAGAGGCCCGTCGCTTCCCTTCAAGATCCTCGCCGTCCACCTCGCGTTCGTGGTCGCGGCCGGCGTCGTCGCGGCCTGGCTCGTCCGGGGGCAGTTCGAGAAATACAACCGGCGCTGGGAGGCCAACGTCGCCACGATTCCCGCCGAGAAGCTCCTCATGGGGTTCGGGGTCGAAGCGAGCCGCGCGCTCCTCCTGCGCGAGCTCGAGAAGTTCCCCGAGGTCGCCGAGCGCGACCAGCCGCGCATCTCGTTCGGTCTGCGGGCGTTGCTGCAGGAGCTCCCGAGCGTGAAGTACCTCGCGATCGTCGACCGCGAGGCGCGGATCCGCTTCGCGAGCGATCCGACCCAGGTCGACCTCGCCTACATCCGCGACGAATGGCGGGCGTTGTTCGCCTCCGACCGCTCCGTGCGTCGCGTGTTGTCCACCGGCCCGTCGGGAGCGTTGACCGAGCTGATGATCCCGATCTTCGACGAGGCTCCGGGCGTCGCGGAGCGGCGCCGGCTGGGCTCGGTCTACGTCCGCTTCGAGCCGGACCCCGCGATCCTCGCGCGCTTCCCCGAGCTCCAGCCCCCCTCGATCCCGTTCGAGGCGTACCTCTGGCCGCTGCTGGTGTTCGTGGTCGCCGTGGCCGCCGGCGCGATCGCGGTGAACGCCATCACCATCCTCCCGGTACGCCGACTCGAGCGGGTGCTCGGCGAGTTCCGCGAGCGGGGATTCCGCGGGCCGATCGACGTGGAGCACCTGGGGCTCGGGTCGGAGTTCGCCTCCACGGTGCGGACGATCAACGAGATGGGAGGGCGACTGGAGGCTCTCGACGGCGCGGGGCGGGAGCGGGAGGCGCTTCTCGCGACGCTCTCGCAGTCCCTCGAGGACGGCATGGTCGCCATCGACGCGGGGGGGCGACCCGTGGCCTGGAACGAAGCGGCGGTGCGGCTGCTGGCCCCGGAGACGGGCGCCGCCGGCGTCGAGGCGAGGATCCGCCAGGCGATCGTGGCGATCCCGGGCCTCCTCGGCCCCGGCGGAACGCCGTCCTCCCGCGAGATCGAGATCGCGGGCTCGAACGGCGAGCGGACGCCGGTTCGCGTCACCGAGGTGCCGTTCGAGGCTCGCCCCGGCGAGTCGGGCGCGCTGCTCCTGCTGCGCGACGTCGCGATGATCCGCAAGATCGAGACGCATCTGCTCGAGGCGGGGCGCTTCGCCGTGCTCGCCCACCTGGCGGGAAGTCTGGCCCACGAGATCCGCAACCCGCTGCATTCGATCGGGCTGAACGCGTCGGTCGTCGAACAGTACGTCGGTGCACCGTCGACGGCGGCCTCCGAGCAGGCGGTGCGGGACTCGCTCCGGACGATCCAGGAGGAGACGCGCCGCCTGACCGACCTTCTCAACAACTACCTCGGCCTGCTGAAGTCCTCCCCCGAGCCCGCGCCCGTGGACCTGCGCGACCTGTGTCGGCGCGTACTCCGCCTGCTCGCGTACGCCGCCCTGAAGGCGCGCGTGGAGCTGCGGCTCGAGGGGGAGGAGGACCTCCCGCCGGTCGTCGGCGTCCCGGATCGGCTGCAGCAGGCGGTGCTCAACCTCGCCCTCAACGCGATCCAGGCGATGCCCCAGGGGGGCGTCGTGGCGCTGCGTACCCACTACGCCGGCGGGGTCGTTCGGCTGTCGGTGGCGGACACGGGGCCGGGGCTCCCTCCCGGGCTCGAGGAGGCGCTGTTCGACACGCGGGTGACCACGAAGCCTGGAGGCTCCGGTCTCGGCCTGCCGCTCGTGCGCCTCATCGCCGAGGCGCATGGAGGGAGCGTCTGGTATCGATCGGAGCCCGGACGGGGAGCCACCTTCACGCTCGTCCTGCCCGCGGAGAGCCAGCAGGCGGCCTGA
- a CDS encoding sigma-54 dependent transcriptional regulator: MAERILVVDDESGPREGLRRLLEAWGYDTASAASADEALEQIERERPSAVITDLVMPGMDGLEFVRRVHLEHALPVVVFSGQGTIDSAVEAMKLGAVDFLEKPVEPARLKILLQKFASTRELIADNRRLRAELRERGALGRLRGASEKMRIVYRQIEQVAPSTLSVLIVGESGTGKELVAQTLHDLSPRKKSEFVAINCAAIPSSLLESEIFGHERGAFTGAVQRKIGCFEMAHRGTLFLDEISEMDELLQAKLLRVLQEQKFRRVGGREIIECDVRVIAATNREPMRAIAEGKLREDLYYRLNVFAIHLPSLRERPEDIVMLARHFAEEYASRTGTPISPLHPTTLERLLTHGWPGNIRELKNAIERSALLAGGTPILPEHLPQEVCRAAAERPGPAAFTPVVFQGGAQASPVAPMVALRVGVPMEEAERELIRSTLAHTSGNKTRAAKILGISLKTMHNKVKKFGL, from the coding sequence ATGGCGGAACGCATTCTGGTCGTTGACGACGAGAGCGGGCCGCGCGAAGGTCTTCGCCGATTGCTCGAGGCGTGGGGGTACGACACGGCCAGCGCCGCGTCGGCCGACGAAGCGCTCGAGCAGATCGAACGCGAACGTCCCAGCGCCGTCATCACCGACCTCGTCATGCCCGGGATGGACGGGCTCGAATTCGTCCGGCGCGTGCACCTGGAGCACGCGTTGCCGGTCGTCGTGTTCTCGGGCCAGGGGACGATCGACTCCGCCGTCGAGGCGATGAAGCTCGGCGCCGTCGACTTCCTCGAAAAGCCGGTCGAGCCTGCCCGGCTGAAGATCCTCCTCCAGAAGTTCGCGAGCACGCGGGAGCTCATTGCCGACAACCGGCGCCTGCGCGCGGAACTGCGCGAGCGTGGCGCGCTCGGACGCCTGCGCGGGGCGTCCGAGAAGATGCGCATCGTCTACCGCCAGATCGAGCAGGTCGCGCCGAGCACGCTGTCGGTGCTGATCGTCGGCGAGAGCGGCACCGGCAAGGAGCTCGTCGCGCAGACGCTCCACGACCTTTCTCCGCGCAAGAAGTCCGAGTTCGTGGCGATCAACTGCGCGGCGATTCCCTCCTCGCTCCTCGAGAGCGAGATCTTCGGACACGAGCGCGGCGCGTTCACCGGCGCGGTGCAGCGCAAGATCGGCTGCTTCGAGATGGCGCACCGGGGCACGTTGTTCCTCGACGAGATCTCCGAGATGGACGAGCTCCTGCAGGCCAAGCTGCTGCGGGTGCTGCAGGAGCAGAAGTTCCGGCGCGTGGGGGGGCGCGAGATCATCGAGTGCGACGTCCGCGTGATCGCCGCGACCAACCGCGAGCCGATGCGGGCGATCGCCGAAGGGAAGCTGCGCGAGGATCTCTACTACCGCCTGAACGTCTTCGCGATCCATCTCCCGTCCCTTCGCGAGCGTCCCGAGGACATCGTGATGCTCGCGCGACACTTCGCGGAGGAATACGCGTCGCGCACGGGGACGCCGATCTCCCCCCTGCACCCGACCACGCTCGAGCGCCTGCTCACGCACGGCTGGCCCGGGAACATCCGGGAGCTCAAGAACGCGATCGAACGCTCCGCGCTCCTCGCCGGGGGAACGCCGATCCTTCCGGAGCACCTCCCGCAGGAGGTCTGCCGCGCCGCCGCCGAGCGGCCGGGTCCCGCGGCCTTCACCCCCGTCGTCTTCCAGGGCGGCGCGCAGGCGTCGCCGGTCGCGCCCATGGTGGCGCTGCGCGTGGGCGTTCCGATGGAGGAGGCCGAGCGCGAGCTGATCCGCTCGACGCTCGCCCACACCTCCGGGAACAAGACGCGCGCCGCGAAGATCCTCGGCATCTCGCTGAAGACGATGCACAACAAGGTCAAGAAGTTCGGGTTATGA
- a CDS encoding tetratricopeptide repeat protein: MPKDPAAAPVGTATGRFVGSAACLDCHAEEHRRWAVSPHAAALRPVGGDVVPKLAGAALGEGASVASDGTVIGPGANGGPLLGRAAYVAGGRRREDLWVRLDDGRLQVFPWSWDVARKEPFQPYREGTGRPAPADSLDHWSRFGRNADLICYGCHATGHRIANGSSSVEAAIPRSTWVEAGVGCEACHGPAGPHVDAARGGGGKPVPPPHDPRRSCDGCHALREVLASPFGAEPAHRYGAPLATFGDPLPRVPADFEHRQATFADFRPATFGQQAAAFEQSGCARKGGLTCAACHDSHGGGLTPVASDARLGDAVCAPCHGAIVAKTSDHTLHAEGSPGSRCFACHLAPIVTGPARERSRDHSLAPPTAPAGTVPAACAACHAGGTGASTIAAAWNARALRSAAARRRTAIAEATAAAERGDPEAIAAMARIAGDPGESVSIRAIAAGAIGALLDRGASPSGIEPAGTLLDASDAILLRWGARLVGRVRPGSAPLRASDPWLALEAAASASALGDAAATVRLEELTRRPELANEWRAHVALGRVALQARDWPRAETAYRRALASNPFFLPAWNGFGIAMRGLGRESEARAAFERALALNPQYEPAKRNLEGSEPISGVRPSR; encoded by the coding sequence TTGCCCAAGGACCCCGCCGCCGCCCCGGTCGGAACCGCCACCGGCCGCTTCGTCGGCTCGGCCGCGTGCCTCGACTGCCACGCCGAGGAGCATCGACGCTGGGCCGTGAGCCCCCACGCCGCCGCCCTTCGCCCCGTCGGGGGGGACGTCGTCCCGAAACTCGCGGGCGCCGCGCTCGGCGAAGGCGCCTCCGTCGCCTCCGACGGGACGGTGATCGGACCGGGGGCGAACGGCGGCCCTCTCCTGGGGCGAGCCGCCTACGTCGCGGGCGGACGCCGGCGGGAGGATCTCTGGGTTCGACTCGACGACGGTCGCCTCCAGGTGTTTCCGTGGTCGTGGGATGTCGCGCGCAAGGAGCCCTTCCAGCCGTATCGCGAGGGGACCGGGCGCCCGGCACCCGCCGATTCGCTCGACCACTGGAGCCGATTCGGCCGGAACGCCGACCTGATCTGCTACGGGTGTCATGCGACCGGCCACCGCATCGCGAACGGATCCTCGAGCGTCGAGGCGGCGATACCGCGTTCGACCTGGGTGGAAGCGGGCGTCGGGTGCGAGGCCTGCCACGGCCCCGCCGGTCCCCACGTGGACGCGGCGCGCGGGGGCGGCGGGAAGCCCGTGCCGCCGCCGCACGATCCGCGACGCTCGTGCGACGGCTGCCACGCGCTTCGCGAAGTGCTCGCCTCGCCGTTCGGCGCGGAGCCGGCGCACCGTTACGGCGCCCCGCTCGCGACGTTCGGCGATCCGCTCCCGCGAGTGCCCGCCGACTTCGAGCATCGCCAGGCGACCTTCGCGGACTTCCGCCCCGCGACCTTCGGGCAACAGGCGGCGGCGTTCGAGCAGAGCGGGTGCGCGCGCAAGGGCGGCTTGACCTGCGCAGCCTGCCACGACTCTCACGGCGGCGGGCTCACTCCGGTCGCGTCGGACGCGCGGCTCGGGGACGCGGTCTGCGCCCCCTGCCACGGGGCGATCGTCGCGAAGACCTCCGACCACACCCTTCACGCCGAAGGGTCGCCGGGCTCCCGCTGCTTCGCCTGCCACCTCGCCCCGATCGTGACCGGCCCGGCGCGCGAGCGATCGAGGGACCATTCCCTCGCGCCGCCGACGGCGCCGGCCGGAACGGTCCCCGCGGCATGCGCCGCCTGTCACGCGGGAGGGACGGGCGCGTCCACGATCGCGGCGGCGTGGAACGCGCGCGCCCTGAGATCCGCCGCGGCGCGCCGTCGAACCGCGATCGCGGAGGCGACGGCGGCGGCGGAGCGCGGCGATCCGGAGGCGATCGCCGCGATGGCCCGGATCGCCGGAGACCCGGGAGAATCGGTCTCGATCCGGGCGATCGCCGCGGGGGCGATCGGCGCGCTGCTCGACCGCGGCGCGTCCCCTTCGGGGATCGAGCCGGCCGGGACGTTGCTCGATGCGTCGGACGCGATTCTGCTGCGATGGGGGGCAAGGCTCGTCGGGCGGGTCCGTCCGGGCTCGGCGCCCCTGCGCGCGAGCGATCCGTGGCTCGCCCTCGAGGCGGCGGCAAGCGCGAGCGCTCTGGGTGACGCCGCGGCCACGGTGCGCCTCGAGGAGCTGACCCGACGGCCGGAGCTCGCGAACGAGTGGCGTGCGCACGTCGCGCTCGGCCGGGTGGCGCTCCAGGCGCGGGACTGGCCTCGGGCCGAAACGGCCTACCGTCGCGCGCTCGCCTCGAATCCGTTCTTCCTTCCCGCGTGGAACGGTTTCGGGATCGCGATGCGCGGGCTCGGCCGCGAGTCCGAGGCACGCGCGGCCTTCGAGCGCGCCCTCGCACTGAACCCGCAGTACGAGCCGGCGAAACGGAATCTGGAAGGGTCCGAACCGATCAGCGGGGTCCGACCTTCACGCTAG
- a CDS encoding sigma-70 family RNA polymerase sigma factor: MNPDEPVLDPEVLADPVDEPEPEDDPRRDLPVPTGERALVPSDPFRRYLAEIRKYPPLTREEEQALARRYRETGDREALLRLVTANLMLVVRVALSFRRAARNLLDLVQEGNVGLLQAIERFDPDVGVRLPTYAAWWVRAYIIKFLLDNVRLVRVGTTNARRKLLYNLRRERARLEAEGFEVGPKMLAEHFGVSEEDVQDVQRALAGGDVSLDAPLGDDEDRTRGELLPSAAPSAEEEVARRDLQERVQASIARFREGLGDRDRALLDERLLAEEPVTLQEIGDRFGTTREAVRQAETRLMARLRTHLTGEIGDLASVKVGPR, from the coding sequence ATGAACCCGGACGAGCCGGTCCTCGACCCCGAGGTCCTCGCCGATCCCGTCGACGAGCCGGAACCCGAGGACGACCCACGCCGCGACCTGCCGGTCCCCACGGGCGAACGCGCGCTCGTCCCTTCCGACCCCTTTCGCAGATACCTCGCCGAGATCCGCAAGTACCCACCGCTGACCCGCGAGGAGGAGCAGGCCCTCGCGCGTCGGTACCGCGAAACGGGGGATCGCGAGGCGCTGCTGCGCCTGGTGACCGCGAACCTGATGCTGGTCGTGCGCGTCGCCCTGTCCTTCCGCCGCGCGGCCCGGAACCTACTCGACCTCGTGCAGGAGGGAAACGTCGGCCTGCTCCAGGCGATCGAGCGGTTCGACCCCGACGTGGGCGTCCGCCTTCCCACCTACGCCGCGTGGTGGGTCCGCGCGTACATCATCAAGTTCCTTCTCGACAACGTGCGCCTCGTCCGGGTGGGCACGACGAACGCCCGCCGCAAGCTCCTCTACAACCTTCGCCGGGAACGCGCGCGGCTCGAGGCGGAAGGATTCGAGGTCGGACCGAAGATGCTCGCCGAGCACTTCGGCGTCTCGGAGGAGGACGTCCAGGACGTGCAGCGCGCCCTCGCGGGAGGGGACGTCTCCCTCGACGCACCGCTCGGGGACGACGAGGACCGCACGCGCGGCGAACTGCTTCCGTCCGCGGCACCCTCCGCGGAGGAGGAGGTCGCCCGGCGCGATCTCCAGGAGCGCGTGCAGGCGTCGATCGCGCGGTTCCGGGAGGGGCTCGGGGATCGCGACCGCGCGTTGCTCGACGAACGCCTCCTCGCCGAGGAACCGGTGACGCTCCAGGAGATCGGGGACCGGTTCGGCACGACCCGCGAGGCGGTCCGTCAGGCCGAGACGCGGCTCATGGCTCGGCTGCGCACCCATCTGACCGGGGAGATCGGCGATCTCGCTAGCGTGAAGGTCGGACCCCGCTGA